One candidate division WOR-3 bacterium DNA segment encodes these proteins:
- a CDS encoding glutamate mutase L, which produces MKPKEQIKTILATDCGSTTTKAILIQKDDKVGRYRLIVRGEAPTTVESPFEDVTIGVLNSVKEVEELVDRKILENDKIIKDRSESEGVDIYISTSSAGGGLQMMVAGVVKNMTAESAARAALGAGSIVMDVIATNDKRLPHQRIERIRNLRPDMILLSGGIDGGTTKHVAELAELIAAADPKPRFGSTFKLPVIFAGNKDARGMVEERLKEKTELFIVDNLRPILERENLKPARDKIHDLFMEHVMAQAPGYRKLMSWTDVSIMPTPGAVGLLIETVAKQENIQVIGVDIGGATTDVFSVFVDKTEKKPVFNRTVSANLGMSYSISNVMAEAGIPNIMRWVPFKMDEKDLRNRIRNKMIRPTTIPQTLEELKVEQAIAREALRLAFIQHKFMAVGLKGVQQERTISDAFDQAATGVSLVDMMNLNMLIGSGGVLSHAPRRAQSALMMIDAFLPEGVTLLAVDSIFMMPHLGVLSTVHPEAATEVFDNDCLIRLGHCIAPVEKKKKKPGDSCLHIKFESGREESVEFGTLKLFEFPEGKKEKAVLYPDRNFDLGAGFGKEIETVLEGGVVGLIVDTRGRRPFEIAKTDEERINKLSAWNKALNIYPDER; this is translated from the coding sequence AAGTAGGAAGGTACAGGCTCATCGTCAGAGGTGAAGCGCCGACGACCGTGGAATCACCGTTCGAAGACGTCACGATAGGCGTTCTCAATTCGGTAAAGGAAGTCGAAGAACTGGTCGACAGGAAAATCCTCGAAAATGATAAAATTATAAAGGACAGGTCCGAAAGCGAAGGCGTAGACATATACATTTCTACTTCTTCGGCCGGAGGCGGTCTTCAGATGATGGTCGCCGGAGTTGTCAAGAACATGACGGCCGAATCCGCGGCGAGAGCAGCCCTCGGAGCCGGCTCCATTGTCATGGACGTAATTGCAACGAACGACAAGCGCCTTCCGCACCAGAGGATAGAGAGAATAAGGAACCTCAGGCCGGACATGATACTTCTTTCCGGAGGCATTGACGGCGGGACGACAAAGCACGTCGCGGAACTCGCCGAGCTCATAGCCGCTGCAGATCCGAAACCCCGCTTCGGTTCGACTTTCAAACTTCCCGTCATATTCGCCGGAAACAAAGACGCCCGGGGGATGGTCGAGGAAAGACTTAAAGAAAAAACCGAACTTTTCATTGTCGACAACTTGCGCCCTATTCTCGAAAGAGAAAATTTAAAACCGGCGAGGGACAAAATACACGACCTTTTTATGGAGCACGTAATGGCACAGGCGCCGGGATACAGAAAACTGATGTCCTGGACCGACGTCAGCATAATGCCTACGCCGGGAGCCGTCGGTCTGCTTATTGAGACAGTGGCCAAACAGGAGAACATACAGGTCATAGGCGTCGACATAGGCGGCGCGACGACTGACGTATTCAGTGTTTTTGTAGACAAAACTGAAAAAAAACCCGTTTTCAACAGGACGGTATCGGCCAACCTCGGTATGTCGTATTCAATTTCCAACGTAATGGCTGAAGCCGGAATTCCAAACATAATGAGGTGGGTGCCGTTCAAGATGGACGAAAAAGACCTGAGGAACAGGATCCGCAACAAAATGATAAGACCGACGACGATACCCCAGACACTCGAAGAGTTGAAGGTCGAACAGGCCATTGCAAGAGAAGCGCTGAGGCTCGCATTCATCCAGCACAAATTCATGGCCGTCGGGTTAAAAGGAGTTCAGCAGGAGAGGACGATTTCCGACGCTTTCGATCAGGCGGCGACAGGAGTCTCTCTCGTCGACATGATGAATCTGAACATGCTCATAGGCTCCGGAGGGGTCCTGTCACACGCACCGAGAAGAGCCCAGTCGGCTCTGATGATGATAGACGCTTTCCTGCCTGAAGGAGTGACGTTGCTCGCGGTCGACTCGATATTCATGATGCCGCACCTTGGAGTCCTTTCGACGGTCCATCCGGAAGCGGCGACGGAGGTATTCGACAACGACTGTCTGATAAGATTAGGACACTGCATCGCACCGGTGGAGAAAAAGAAGAAAAAGCCGGGAGATTCATGTTTGCACATAAAATTCGAAAGCGGGAGGGAAGAATCCGTTGAATTCGGCACTCTCAAACTTTTTGAATTCCCGGAGGGCAAGAAGGAAAAAGCCGTGCTGTATCCCGACAGAAATTTTGACTTAGGCGCCGGCTTCGGGAAGGAAATAGAAACCGTCCTCGAAGGCGGAGTCGTCGGTCTGATAGTCGACACACGCGGAAGAAGACCTTTCGAGATAGCCAAGACTGACGAAGAACGCATAAATAAACTCAGCGCATGGAACAAAGCGCTCAACATATACCCGGACGAGAGGTGA